A genomic segment from Sphingopyxis sp. DBS4 encodes:
- a CDS encoding NAD(P)-dependent oxidoreductase: MASERMLQFVGRDQSYPDKRSPEERARDFREIAERYAAPDADAQASRCSQCGVPYCSVHCPLHNHIPDWLRLTAEGRLREAYELSNATSTMPEICGRICPQDRLCEGNCVIEFSGHGAVTIGSVEKYITDTAWAEGWVEPIRAGKPTGQSVGIVGAGPAGLTAAEYLRVQGHEVHIYDRHDRAGGLLTYGIPGFKLEKDVIMRRIERLEESGIRFHLGFAVGEDATLDQLRAKHDAILIATGVYKAREINVPGSGAEGVIAALDYLIASNRKSFGDEVPAFDDGRLNAKDKHVVVIGGGDTAMDCVRTAVRQGAKSVKCLYRRDRENMPGSQREVANAEEEGVEFVWLSAPESFTADKHVKQVAAQGMRLGAPDASGRRSPEPDPGRSFDLPADMVIKALGFDPEELPHLFGAPDLSVTRWGTLRVDHQTMMTSLPGVFAAGDIVRGASLVVWGIRDGRDVSDQMAKWLKAKAKSEKKAA, encoded by the coding sequence ATGGCTTCCGAACGCATGCTCCAATTTGTGGGGCGTGACCAATCCTATCCGGACAAGCGCTCGCCCGAGGAGCGCGCGCGCGATTTCCGCGAGATCGCCGAGCGCTACGCGGCGCCTGACGCCGATGCGCAGGCGTCGCGCTGCTCGCAATGCGGCGTGCCCTATTGCTCGGTGCATTGCCCGCTGCACAATCATATCCCCGACTGGCTGCGCCTGACCGCCGAAGGGCGACTGCGCGAGGCCTATGAGCTCAGCAACGCGACCTCGACGATGCCCGAGATTTGCGGCCGCATCTGCCCGCAGGATCGCCTGTGCGAAGGCAATTGCGTGATCGAATTTTCGGGCCATGGCGCGGTGACGATCGGCAGCGTCGAGAAATATATCACCGATACCGCCTGGGCCGAAGGCTGGGTCGAGCCGATCCGGGCGGGCAAGCCGACCGGCCAGTCGGTCGGCATCGTCGGCGCGGGCCCCGCCGGGCTGACCGCCGCCGAATATCTGCGCGTCCAGGGGCATGAGGTGCATATCTACGACCGGCACGACCGCGCCGGCGGGCTACTCACCTATGGCATCCCGGGCTTCAAGCTGGAGAAGGACGTCATCATGCGCCGCATCGAGCGGCTGGAGGAAAGCGGCATCCGCTTTCACCTGGGCTTCGCGGTCGGCGAGGATGCGACGCTCGACCAGCTTCGCGCGAAGCACGACGCGATCCTGATCGCGACCGGCGTCTACAAGGCGCGCGAGATCAACGTGCCGGGAAGCGGCGCCGAAGGCGTGATCGCCGCGCTCGACTATCTGATCGCCTCGAACCGCAAGAGCTTCGGCGACGAGGTTCCGGCTTTCGACGACGGCCGCCTGAATGCAAAGGACAAGCATGTCGTGGTGATCGGCGGCGGCGACACCGCGATGGACTGCGTCCGCACCGCGGTGCGTCAGGGCGCGAAGTCGGTCAAATGCCTCTATCGCCGCGACCGCGAGAATATGCCGGGCTCGCAGCGCGAGGTCGCCAATGCCGAAGAGGAAGGCGTCGAGTTCGTCTGGCTCTCCGCCCCCGAAAGCTTCACCGCCGACAAGCATGTGAAACAGGTCGCGGCGCAGGGAATGCGCCTCGGCGCCCCCGACGCGAGCGGCCGCCGCAGCCCCGAGCCCGATCCGGGCCGCAGCTTCGACCTGCCCGCCGACATGGTGATCAAGGCGCTCGGCTTCGATCCTGAGGAGCTGCCGCACCTGTTCGGCGCGCCCGACCTGTCCGTCACCCGCTGGGGCACGCTACGCGTCGATCATCAGACGATGATGACCAGCCTGCCGGGCGTCTTCGCGGCCGGCGACATCGTGCGCGGCGCCAGCCTGGTCGTCTGGGGCATCCGCGACGGCCGCGATGTCAGCGACCAGATGGCAAAGTGGTTGAAAGCGAAAGCGAAAAGCGAAAAGAAGGCGGCATGA
- a CDS encoding undecaprenyl-diphosphate phosphatase, which translates to MSIWLTAIILGIVEGLTEFLPVSSTGHLILATELLGYDASKWAVFNIAIQPGAILAIVVLYRHLFWDMAVGFFRRDPQAIAFVCNLLLAFIPAVVLGLAFGDQIEALLENATVVAWALIIGGIGILLVERFAKPRESGGVAALSVRQSVIVGLVQCLAMVPGVSRSGATIMGAMALGVDRKTAAEFSFFLALPTLTGATVLQLAKHHDAITRNDIGLIAVGALVSFVVAWAVIKAFLAVVTRYGFGPFAWYRIVVGVAALAWLAVR; encoded by the coding sequence ATGAGCATCTGGCTGACCGCGATCATCCTCGGCATTGTCGAGGGGCTGACCGAATTTCTTCCCGTCTCGTCGACCGGGCATCTGATCCTCGCGACCGAACTGCTCGGCTATGACGCGTCGAAATGGGCGGTGTTCAACATCGCGATCCAGCCGGGCGCGATCCTGGCGATCGTCGTCCTTTACCGGCATCTCTTCTGGGACATGGCGGTCGGCTTCTTCCGGCGCGACCCGCAAGCCATCGCTTTCGTATGCAACCTGCTGCTGGCCTTCATCCCCGCGGTCGTGCTCGGGCTCGCCTTCGGCGACCAGATCGAGGCGCTGCTGGAGAATGCGACCGTCGTCGCCTGGGCGCTGATCATCGGCGGCATCGGCATATTGCTCGTCGAGCGCTTCGCGAAGCCGCGGGAAAGCGGTGGAGTCGCGGCGCTGTCAGTGCGCCAATCGGTCATCGTCGGCCTCGTCCAGTGCCTCGCGATGGTCCCCGGCGTTAGCCGCTCCGGGGCTACGATCATGGGCGCGATGGCGCTGGGCGTCGACCGCAAGACCGCCGCCGAATTCAGCTTCTTCCTCGCGCTGCCGACGCTGACCGGCGCGACCGTGCTCCAGCTCGCCAAGCATCACGACGCGATCACCCGGAACGATATCGGGCTGATCGCGGTCGGCGCGCTGGTGTCGTTCGTCGTCGCCTGGGCGGTGATCAAGGCCTTCCTGGCGGTGGTCACCCGCTATGGCTTCGGACCCTTCGCCTGGTATCGAATCGTTGTCGGGGTGGCGGCGCTGGCGTGGCTCGCTGTCAGATAG
- a CDS encoding complex I NDUFA9 subunit family protein, giving the protein MQKLDGQLITVFGGSGFLGRYVVQRLLARGARVRVAECEPRKALFLKPLGGLGQTQFVAADVRDAASVTRAVQGSDAVINLAGSFDDMKAVQADGARHVAAAAKAADVRALVHVSAIGADPEGASAYARSKGAGEAAVRAAFPAAAILRPSILFGREDHFINRFAALIRLAPVVPVMAPNTSLQPAYVGDVADAVVAALGDTAAGKIFELGGPEVLTMAALQQWVASATGRKRLFVELPDAVSGAIATAFGWAPGAPITKDQWLMLQRDNVVAEDAAGLGQFGIVPTSLDAVAGGWLVQYRRHGRFAQTA; this is encoded by the coding sequence ATGCAGAAGCTCGACGGACAGTTGATCACCGTTTTCGGCGGCAGCGGCTTCCTCGGCCGCTATGTCGTGCAGCGGTTACTCGCGCGCGGCGCGCGGGTGCGCGTCGCCGAGTGCGAGCCGCGCAAGGCGCTGTTTCTCAAGCCGCTCGGCGGGCTCGGCCAGACGCAGTTCGTCGCCGCCGACGTCCGCGATGCCGCCAGCGTAACGCGCGCCGTCCAGGGCAGCGACGCGGTGATCAACCTCGCCGGCAGCTTCGACGACATGAAGGCGGTGCAGGCCGATGGCGCCCGGCATGTCGCCGCCGCGGCGAAGGCGGCGGACGTCCGCGCGCTCGTTCACGTCTCGGCGATCGGCGCCGACCCCGAAGGCGCATCGGCCTATGCACGCAGCAAGGGCGCGGGCGAGGCCGCGGTGCGCGCCGCCTTCCCCGCCGCCGCGATCCTGCGCCCGTCGATCCTCTTCGGCCGCGAGGACCATTTCATCAATCGCTTCGCGGCGCTGATCCGTCTGGCGCCAGTCGTTCCGGTGATGGCGCCGAACACGAGCCTCCAGCCCGCTTATGTCGGCGACGTCGCAGACGCGGTCGTCGCGGCGCTCGGCGACACCGCTGCGGGCAAGATTTTCGAGCTCGGCGGGCCCGAGGTGCTGACGATGGCGGCGCTTCAACAGTGGGTCGCGTCAGCCACCGGACGTAAGCGGTTGTTCGTCGAGCTTCCTGACGCGGTGTCAGGCGCGATCGCGACGGCTTTCGGCTGGGCGCCGGGCGCGCCGATCACCAAGGATCAGTGGCTGATGCTCCAGCGGGACAATGTCGTGGCGGAGGACGCCGCCGGGCTTGGCCAGTTCGGCATCGTTCCGACCTCACTCGACGCGGTCGCCGGTGGCTGGCTGGTGCAATATCGCCGCCACGGGCGCTTTGCCCAGACCGCCTGA